The following are encoded in a window of Thalassotalea euphylliae genomic DNA:
- a CDS encoding sulfite exporter TauE/SafE family protein has protein sequence MLDVVTILMLLVLGSIVGFLAGLLGVGGGGVLVPALSYFLIWSGVGGDNLMHIALGTSMACIIVTSFSSLRAHQQKGAVVWEIVKVMSLGIVLGTFAATYIASHVNSLYLAILFSCFMFWTAIRMMKSKTHIEKPRTLDKTNMFYAANGIGAVSALVSIGGGSLTVPYLIKHSVDVKKAIGTSAAIGLPISVTATLGYIINGLKDDLTVAYTIGFVYLPAVIFISISSFFFAPLGAKAAHYLPVGVLKKIFAALLIVLSIKMTLLLL, from the coding sequence ATGTTGGACGTGGTTACAATCTTAATGTTATTAGTGCTGGGAAGTATCGTTGGTTTTTTGGCGGGCTTACTTGGCGTCGGAGGTGGCGGGGTATTAGTGCCAGCACTTTCTTATTTCTTGATATGGTCAGGGGTAGGAGGCGACAATCTTATGCATATCGCGCTAGGTACTTCTATGGCTTGTATAATCGTTACGTCATTTTCTAGCCTACGTGCTCACCAGCAAAAAGGAGCGGTTGTCTGGGAAATAGTAAAAGTCATGTCACTTGGCATTGTGTTAGGCACTTTTGCCGCAACATATATCGCATCGCATGTAAATTCGCTTTACCTAGCAATACTGTTTTCATGCTTTATGTTTTGGACGGCGATTCGCATGATGAAAAGTAAGACTCATATAGAAAAACCGCGAACGTTAGACAAAACTAATATGTTTTATGCTGCTAACGGTATTGGAGCGGTATCTGCGTTGGTGTCAATCGGAGGAGGCTCGTTAACTGTCCCTTACTTGATAAAGCACAGTGTTGATGTAAAAAAAGCCATTGGCACGTCAGCTGCGATAGGTTTACCTATTTCAGTTACTGCCACCTTGGGCTATATAATTAACGGTTTGAAAGACGACCTAACAGTGGCTTACACGATAGGGTTTGTGTACTTGCCTGCGGTTATTTTTATATCAATCAGTAGCTTTTTCTTCGCGCCGCTGGGCGCAAAAGCGGCGCACTATTTACCTGTTGGAGTATTGAAGAAAATTTTTGCAGCGTTACTGATTGTACTGAGCATCAAGATGACGCTGCTTTTGCTGTAG
- the nth gene encoding endonuclease III, translating to MTDALEPISQKEVISKKEKVQAIIEILDELYPEVPIPLDHTDPYTLLVAVLLSAQCTDERVNQITPKLFAKADNPYDMVKMTIDEIKAIIKPCGLSPMKSKGIWHLSQMIIEQHHGEVPQDFKALEAMPGVGHKTASVVMAQAFNVPAFPVDTHIHRLMYRWGLSNGKSVEQTERDGKRLFPKEKWNDLHLQIIYYGREYCPARGFNLDKCIITRQYGRKSFVNEVLKEQAKKHK from the coding sequence ATGACTGACGCGCTTGAGCCTATTTCACAGAAAGAGGTAATTTCTAAAAAGGAAAAAGTACAAGCAATCATTGAGATTCTTGATGAACTTTACCCCGAAGTGCCTATTCCGCTCGATCACACAGATCCCTACACCCTCTTAGTTGCTGTGCTGTTATCAGCGCAATGTACCGACGAGCGCGTTAATCAAATCACCCCTAAGCTCTTTGCTAAAGCTGACAATCCATACGATATGGTGAAAATGACTATTGATGAAATCAAAGCTATCATCAAACCGTGTGGCTTATCACCAATGAAATCAAAAGGCATTTGGCACTTGTCACAAATGATTATCGAGCAACACCACGGTGAAGTACCACAAGATTTTAAGGCATTAGAAGCAATGCCAGGCGTTGGTCACAAAACTGCATCAGTGGTGATGGCACAGGCCTTCAATGTACCCGCCTTTCCGGTTGATACCCATATTCATCGTTTGATGTATCGTTGGGGCTTATCAAATGGCAAAAGCGTAGAGCAAACAGAGCGCGACGGTAAACGCCTATTCCCCAAAGAAAAATGGAACGACTTGCACTTACAGATTATTTACTACGGCCGCGAGTATTGCCCAGCAAGAGGATTTAATTTAGATAAGTGTATTATCACTCGCCAATATGGCCGTAAAAGCTTTGTTAACGAAGTGCTAAAAGAGCAAGCGAAAAAGCACAAGTAA